Proteins encoded together in one Streptomyces sp. NBC_01216 window:
- a CDS encoding Gfo/Idh/MocA family oxidoreductase — MTGSTDSRTPLRVGLVGYGLAGSVFHAPLVSATEGLVLDTVTTGDPGRREQARAAYPGVRVAGSPEELWARAAELDLVVVASPNKTHVPFATAALEAGLPVVVDKPVAGTAAEARALAALAEERGLLLSVFQNRRWDNDFLTLRALLADGAFGEVQRFESRFERWRPRLKGGWRESGAPEEIGGLLYDLGSHVVDQALVLFGPVVRVYAESDVRRPGAEADDDTFLALTHANDVRSHLYVSATTAQLGPRFRVLGQNAGLVKYGLDPQEAALREGLRPVAGRPWGMEPESMWGTLGAGESPLTGGGTPVETLPGDYPAYYAAVAAALRGDGANPVTAHEAAAALDVLEAAKRSAREGVTVEIDG, encoded by the coding sequence ATGACTGGCAGCACCGACTCCCGCACCCCTCTTCGCGTCGGACTCGTCGGCTACGGCCTCGCGGGCTCCGTCTTCCACGCCCCGCTGGTCTCCGCCACCGAGGGGCTCGTCCTCGACACGGTCACCACCGGCGACCCGGGGCGCCGGGAGCAGGCCCGCGCCGCGTATCCGGGTGTCCGGGTGGCCGGCTCCCCCGAGGAGCTGTGGGCTCGGGCGGCCGAGCTCGACCTGGTCGTCGTGGCCTCCCCCAACAAGACCCACGTCCCGTTCGCCACCGCCGCCCTCGAAGCCGGCCTGCCCGTGGTCGTGGACAAACCCGTCGCCGGCACCGCGGCGGAGGCACGCGCGCTCGCCGCGCTCGCCGAGGAGCGCGGCCTGCTGCTCTCCGTCTTCCAGAACCGCCGCTGGGACAACGACTTCCTCACCCTGCGCGCGCTGCTCGCGGACGGCGCGTTCGGAGAGGTCCAGCGCTTCGAGTCACGCTTCGAGCGCTGGCGTCCGCGGCTGAAGGGCGGCTGGCGGGAGTCGGGCGCGCCGGAGGAGATCGGCGGGCTCCTCTACGACCTGGGCAGCCATGTCGTCGACCAGGCCCTGGTGCTGTTCGGCCCGGTCGTCCGGGTGTACGCCGAGTCGGACGTCCGCCGCCCGGGTGCGGAGGCCGACGACGACACCTTCCTCGCCCTCACCCACGCGAACGATGTCCGCTCCCACCTGTACGTGAGCGCCACCACCGCCCAGCTCGGCCCCCGCTTCCGGGTTCTGGGTCAGAACGCCGGCCTGGTGAAGTACGGGCTCGACCCGCAGGAGGCGGCCCTCCGCGAGGGCCTGCGGCCGGTGGCCGGCAGGCCGTGGGGCATGGAACCGGAGTCGATGTGGGGCACCCTCGGCGCCGGGGAGTCCCCGCTGACCGGCGGCGGGACCCCGGTCGAGACCCTCCCGGGCGACTACCCGGCGTACTACGCGGCCGTCGCCGCGGCGCTGCGCGGCGACGGTGCCAATCCGGTCACCGCGCACGAGGCCGCCGCCGCCCTCGACGTCCTGGAGGCGGCGAAGCGGTCCGCCCGCGAGGGCGTGACCGTGGAGATCGACGGGTGA
- a CDS encoding YidC/Oxa1 family membrane protein insertase codes for MSVFATLVERLADLLQPLFATTATAAAIVLFTALVRLAVHPLSRAAARGQKARTRLAPQLAELRRKHAKNPARLQEATLELHAQEKVSPLAGCLPSLLQMPALFLMYHLFSSGRMTGHTLFAAPLGDHWADALAHGGALGPAGRVYLVLFAIVAAVATYNYRRTKRQMAAAPPMAGPQAPGAGAMTAMTKVMPLLSFLTLVSVAVVPLAAALYIVTSTTWTAVERAFLYRDMPAAGALATAA; via the coding sequence ATGTCCGTTTTCGCCACCCTGGTCGAGCGGCTCGCCGACCTGCTCCAGCCGCTCTTCGCCACCACCGCGACCGCCGCCGCGATCGTGCTCTTCACCGCGCTCGTCCGGCTCGCGGTCCACCCCTTGTCCCGTGCCGCCGCCCGCGGCCAGAAGGCCCGCACCCGGCTCGCCCCGCAACTCGCCGAGCTGCGCAGGAAGCACGCGAAGAACCCCGCGCGCCTCCAGGAGGCGACGCTGGAGCTGCACGCCCAGGAGAAGGTGTCTCCGCTCGCCGGCTGCCTGCCCAGCCTGCTCCAGATGCCGGCGCTCTTCCTGATGTACCACCTGTTCTCCAGCGGCCGGATGACCGGTCACACCCTCTTCGCCGCCCCGCTCGGCGACCACTGGGCGGACGCCCTCGCGCACGGCGGAGCCCTCGGCCCGGCCGGCCGTGTGTACCTCGTCCTCTTCGCGATCGTCGCCGCCGTGGCCACGTACAACTACCGCCGCACCAAGCGTCAGATGGCGGCGGCCCCGCCGATGGCCGGACCGCAGGCGCCCGGCGCGGGCGCGATGACGGCCATGACGAAGGTCATGCCGCTGCTCTCCTTCCTCACCCTGGTCTCGGTGGCCGTCGTCCCGCTCGCCGCCGCGCTCTACATCGTGACGAGCACCACCTGGACCGCGGTCGAGCGGGCCTTCCTCTACCGGGACATGCCGGCGGCGGGGGCGCTCGCTACCGCCGCGTAA
- a CDS encoding ATP-binding protein, whose protein sequence is MTTEWQFEVPTTGSKCLPPDSRYMEALSSQGYGFEAAIADLVDNSIDAGAKDVVIHFLRDGDRLVSLLIVDDGKGMDEEELDVAMTVGGRRDYDSTALGMFGTGLKSASLSHAGAVTVVSKVRRTRAAAPAGRRWTMERAVTGYQCDIVAPDYAQRLIDRYYDCPIVWQGTVIRWDAVKNFPRTGGGSQTDRYLHRTINKLGLHLGLHLHRFLARDDFNITIAVEDVSTGVEYMNFGVQPLDPFAYPISGHPDYAREFVAVLASLGPVTMAAHIWPPKSNQDEFKAVGTVIDRQGFYFYRRDRLVQAGGWNNFRQPEQHLALARVAVDLPEDPVASEVFRLTVKKDGVDTSPEFVTALESAVDPYGRAFSQYMTDADATYREARKRTGTSRKPAIPAGKGIAPTVREAIEDELPLIPGEEPISVRWRKIDNSTFFEIDRETRTIILNDHYRAAILGGRRGGLNDAPTLKSLMYLLLHRIFEKEYSGSREKDNLQLWQSVLVAAARAELDRVTDDD, encoded by the coding sequence ATGACGACTGAGTGGCAGTTCGAAGTACCCACCACCGGCAGCAAGTGCCTGCCTCCGGACAGTCGTTACATGGAGGCCCTCAGCAGTCAGGGCTACGGCTTCGAGGCTGCGATCGCGGACCTCGTGGACAACTCCATCGACGCCGGGGCAAAGGACGTCGTGATCCACTTCCTGCGCGACGGGGACAGGCTCGTCAGCCTGCTGATCGTCGACGACGGAAAGGGCATGGACGAGGAGGAGCTGGACGTCGCGATGACCGTCGGTGGTCGACGCGACTACGACTCCACGGCCCTGGGAATGTTCGGTACCGGATTGAAGTCCGCCTCGCTGAGCCACGCGGGCGCCGTCACCGTCGTCAGCAAGGTGCGGCGCACACGGGCCGCGGCGCCGGCAGGGCGCCGCTGGACGATGGAACGGGCCGTGACCGGATACCAGTGCGACATCGTCGCACCTGACTACGCGCAGCGGCTCATCGACCGCTACTACGACTGTCCGATCGTCTGGCAAGGAACGGTCATCCGCTGGGACGCCGTCAAGAACTTCCCTCGGACCGGCGGCGGCAGCCAGACGGATCGCTATCTGCATCGCACCATCAACAAGCTGGGACTCCACCTGGGGTTGCATCTACACCGGTTTCTGGCTCGCGACGACTTCAACATCACCATCGCGGTCGAGGACGTCTCCACCGGCGTCGAGTACATGAACTTCGGTGTCCAACCACTCGACCCGTTCGCGTATCCGATCAGCGGACACCCGGACTACGCTCGCGAGTTCGTCGCCGTGCTCGCCTCCCTTGGCCCAGTCACCATGGCCGCGCACATCTGGCCACCGAAGTCGAACCAAGACGAGTTCAAAGCGGTGGGGACCGTCATCGACCGGCAGGGTTTCTACTTCTACCGCCGCGACCGCCTGGTGCAAGCCGGTGGTTGGAACAACTTCCGGCAGCCCGAGCAGCATCTCGCGCTCGCGCGCGTCGCCGTCGACCTCCCGGAGGATCCCGTGGCCTCCGAGGTGTTCCGTCTCACGGTGAAGAAGGACGGCGTCGACACCTCGCCGGAGTTCGTGACGGCCCTGGAGTCGGCGGTGGACCCCTACGGACGCGCCTTCTCCCAGTACATGACGGACGCGGACGCGACGTACCGGGAGGCACGGAAGCGGACAGGTACGAGCCGCAAGCCGGCGATCCCCGCGGGCAAGGGCATCGCGCCGACGGTACGAGAGGCCATCGAGGACGAGCTGCCGCTCATACCAGGTGAGGAACCGATCTCCGTCCGCTGGCGGAAGATCGACAACAGCACGTTCTTCGAGATCGACCGCGAGACCCGCACGATCATCCTCAACGACCACTATCGTGCGGCGATCCTCGGCGGTCGGCGCGGCGGGCTGAACGACGCCCCGACCCTCAAGTCGCTCATGTACCTGCTGCTCCATCGGATCTTCGAGAAGGAGTACAGCGGCAGTCGGGAGAAGGACAACCTGCAACTCTGGCAGTCCGTACTGGTCGCGGCAGCCCGCGCCGAACTGGATCGGGTGACGGACGATGACTGA
- a CDS encoding class E sortase: MRYRGPVVVRARGVRSIAARALWAGAETVVTCGVVLLLLVAHQLWWTNREARADARRQVRALERAWGESPSPGAPGLPSESSGGAGADGAAAPSSRSEPPRPAAPAPAGPSVSASYAVLRIPRIGLTAPVAQGVGKASVLDKGYVGHYPGTAAPGRPGNVALAGHRNTHGEPFRHLDRLERGDEITVRTREATYTYRVDQVLPRTAPRDTGVIAPVPRSLVKPSYGYSAPGSYLTLTTCTPEFSSSYRLVVWARLVPAR, encoded by the coding sequence GTGCGGTACAGGGGGCCGGTCGTCGTCCGGGCGCGCGGGGTGCGGAGCATCGCCGCCCGCGCCCTGTGGGCCGGTGCCGAAACCGTCGTCACCTGCGGTGTCGTCCTTCTGCTCCTCGTCGCCCACCAGCTTTGGTGGACCAACCGCGAGGCCCGCGCCGATGCCCGGCGCCAGGTCCGAGCGCTGGAGCGTGCGTGGGGGGAGTCACCCTCTCCCGGTGCCCCCGGACTTCCCTCGGAGTCCTCCGGCGGTGCCGGGGCGGATGGGGCCGCCGCGCCGTCGTCCCGGTCCGAGCCCCCGCGTCCCGCTGCCCCGGCCCCCGCGGGGCCATCCGTCTCCGCCTCGTACGCCGTCCTGCGCATCCCCCGGATCGGCCTGACCGCGCCCGTCGCCCAGGGCGTCGGAAAGGCGTCGGTTCTGGACAAGGGCTATGTCGGCCACTATCCGGGTACCGCCGCTCCGGGCCGGCCCGGCAACGTCGCGCTCGCCGGGCACCGCAACACCCACGGCGAACCCTTCCGCCATCTCGACCGGCTGGAGCGCGGGGACGAGATCACCGTGCGGACCAGGGAGGCGACGTACACCTACCGCGTGGACCAGGTCCTGCCGCGGACCGCGCCCCGCGACACCGGTGTCATCGCTCCCGTCCCGCGGTCACTGGTCAAGCCCTCCTACGGCTACTCCGCGCCCGGCTCCTACCTGACGCTCACGACCTGCACGCCGGAGTTCAGCTCCTCCTATCGGCTGGTGGTGTGGGCGAGGCTGGTGCCGGCCCGGTGA
- a CDS encoding PD-(D/E)XK motif protein: MTDPAAGVTLAWSTVEHYLGEGLGTSYRLSTADGHPVVTYEIGHGGRDIALCVELDRNRQPPRSPLQAVRVDQVASDKGRRMARIHTTRVESMRDFHDMVLAMADRIVSKNRPLDRAFAETIDGWSALLGRPQGLSVQRRIGLLGELSMLSRLSETYGWATAVEAWTGPYGEQHDFALTDFDIEVKTTVAERRRHVIHGIGQLQPTADRPLWFASLRLTRGGAGGRTLAESVRAVRGAVTDQAPSALARLNSALERTGWSADHEDDERWTPRDDALVLAAETVPRLTPELLAAAMLERISSVRYETDVTGLTPAVGAPDGLSTLRLP, encoded by the coding sequence ATGACTGACCCGGCAGCCGGCGTGACGCTCGCCTGGTCCACGGTCGAGCACTACCTGGGAGAAGGGCTCGGCACGAGCTACCGCCTCTCCACCGCCGACGGACACCCCGTCGTCACGTACGAGATAGGCCACGGCGGTCGTGACATCGCCCTGTGCGTCGAACTCGACCGCAACCGGCAGCCGCCGCGCTCCCCGCTGCAGGCCGTACGCGTCGATCAGGTGGCCTCGGACAAGGGCCGTCGGATGGCACGCATCCACACCACTCGGGTCGAATCGATGCGCGACTTCCACGACATGGTGCTCGCCATGGCCGATCGCATCGTCTCGAAGAACCGCCCGCTGGACCGTGCCTTCGCCGAGACGATCGACGGCTGGAGCGCGCTGCTCGGCCGTCCACAGGGCTTGAGCGTCCAACGTCGGATCGGCCTCCTGGGCGAACTCTCGATGCTGTCCCGCCTCTCCGAGACGTACGGTTGGGCCACCGCCGTCGAAGCGTGGACCGGTCCCTACGGCGAGCAGCACGACTTCGCCCTGACGGACTTCGACATCGAGGTGAAGACGACCGTGGCAGAGCGTCGACGTCACGTGATCCACGGGATCGGACAACTGCAGCCCACTGCCGATCGGCCGCTGTGGTTCGCCTCGCTCCGGTTGACGCGGGGCGGCGCGGGCGGGCGCACACTCGCCGAGTCGGTCCGAGCGGTTCGCGGTGCCGTGACGGACCAAGCCCCGTCCGCCCTCGCTCGGCTGAACTCCGCGCTGGAGCGGACCGGCTGGTCGGCCGACCATGAGGACGACGAACGCTGGACGCCTCGGGACGACGCACTGGTCCTCGCGGCCGAAACCGTCCCACGCCTCACCCCCGAGCTGCTTGCCGCCGCCATGCTCGAGCGCATCTCGTCGGTGCGCTACGAAACGGACGTCACCGGGCTCACGCCCGCCGTCGGCGCCCCGGACGGCCTTTCCACGCTCCGTCTCCCGTAG
- a CDS encoding Z1 domain-containing protein gives MTHPDTAAGIRLDLHARALGDMSAGKPRRLARALEYQAEDLAPEAMAYATEADFLSALREAHATDRLVEVWRKQLTRWDYKENVAWSSHPPHTEERRTDVYELLGIGDESGKLLDALVPVHKAGGAVVISTEHTPWYTPQSLQGRRCYWPAYRRLLTDKGWPEEVVAGLDEATDRVVERLADPTALEAYQSKGLVVGYVQSGKTANFAGVIAKAIDAGYRLVIVLGGTLNMLRAQTQRRLDMELVGRENIVRGASEYESDYADDPAWSQGKFATFGALPSTLGNFDIHRMTTRDDDYQSLLQGIVALEYEKQQPGLPLYDPHNLHRAAARLMVVKKNKQVLTKLVKDLRKIKTPLSEIPVLIVDDESDEASVNTSDLAKPNAERTAINQKISELLRMLPRAQYVGYTATPFANVFIDPSDTEDIFPKDFIISLPRPAEYMGARDFHDLDSALSEEERTYANSNEKAHVRDIVVEDDEDDTCLERAMDMFVLTAAMKLYREDKGGLGDRYFQHHTMLIHESVRQDVHRELLGRVTRLWWNAGYIGARGHERLRRLFDSDVALVSAVRADGQAVPGSFDELAPYVGPAAIRIGGDDKPIIVVNGDKDLETGEADFDKRSIWKILIGGQKLARGFTVEGLTVSYFRRRTGNASTLMQMGRWFGFRKGYRDLVRLYLGRQETMGRKEIDLYDGFAAICRDEETFRAELEQYSVTVDGRPQVTPDKVPPLVSQHIPWLKPTSPNKMYNSRLVTLRSPGQWQEPTAYPTKVSDLRQNTGLWTPVLDTLSAEPTQLGYHFREEGVTHRFSALTGRMGAASFHDLASRVRWGAPSQFAPHLDYLREITSGTPAQVDDWVVLAPQHAQPKRRFRLSGSDRLYSYFARDRRRDPLFGAISDVKHRAAAMRIAGSLADSGDTAVEDLTAPRRGVIVLYPIIESAHRSTVTADGTLDPGRIVMAFAFVAPASARSDDGRVLRFTTVDSAQEGVAIIDTDPEGATDRRRS, from the coding sequence ATGACCCATCCCGACACCGCCGCCGGCATCCGTCTCGACCTGCACGCCCGGGCTCTCGGCGACATGAGCGCGGGAAAACCGAGACGACTCGCGCGCGCCCTGGAGTACCAGGCCGAGGATCTCGCGCCGGAAGCCATGGCGTACGCCACCGAGGCCGATTTCCTGTCCGCCCTCCGCGAGGCACACGCCACCGACCGGCTCGTCGAGGTGTGGCGCAAGCAGCTCACCCGTTGGGACTACAAGGAGAACGTCGCCTGGTCCTCGCACCCGCCGCATACCGAGGAGCGGCGGACCGACGTGTACGAGCTGCTCGGCATCGGCGACGAGAGCGGCAAACTCCTCGACGCGCTCGTGCCCGTACACAAGGCCGGCGGGGCCGTCGTCATCAGCACCGAGCACACACCCTGGTACACACCGCAGTCCCTCCAGGGACGCCGCTGTTACTGGCCCGCGTACCGGCGTCTGCTGACGGACAAGGGCTGGCCCGAAGAGGTCGTCGCCGGACTCGACGAGGCGACCGACCGGGTGGTGGAACGACTGGCCGACCCGACGGCGCTCGAGGCGTACCAGTCGAAGGGTCTGGTCGTCGGCTACGTCCAGTCCGGCAAGACCGCCAACTTCGCCGGTGTCATCGCCAAGGCGATCGACGCGGGCTATCGCCTGGTCATCGTGCTGGGCGGCACGCTCAACATGCTGCGGGCCCAGACCCAGCGTCGCCTCGACATGGAGCTGGTCGGCCGCGAGAACATCGTGCGCGGCGCGAGCGAGTACGAGTCGGACTACGCCGACGACCCCGCCTGGAGCCAGGGCAAATTCGCGACCTTCGGCGCGCTGCCCTCCACGCTCGGCAACTTCGACATCCACCGCATGACGACCCGGGACGACGACTACCAGAGCCTCCTGCAGGGAATCGTCGCCCTCGAATACGAGAAACAGCAGCCCGGCCTGCCGCTGTACGACCCGCACAACCTCCACCGGGCCGCGGCCCGCCTGATGGTGGTCAAGAAGAACAAGCAGGTACTCACCAAGTTGGTGAAGGATCTACGGAAGATCAAGACACCCCTCTCCGAGATCCCGGTCCTGATCGTGGACGACGAGTCCGACGAGGCCTCGGTGAACACCTCCGACCTCGCCAAGCCGAACGCCGAGCGGACCGCGATCAACCAGAAGATCTCCGAGCTGCTGCGGATGCTGCCCCGCGCCCAGTACGTGGGCTACACCGCGACGCCCTTCGCCAACGTCTTCATCGACCCCAGCGACACCGAGGACATCTTCCCCAAGGACTTCATCATCTCCCTGCCGCGTCCGGCCGAGTACATGGGCGCCCGTGACTTCCACGATCTCGACTCCGCTCTGTCGGAGGAGGAGCGGACGTACGCGAACTCCAACGAGAAGGCGCACGTCCGCGACATCGTGGTGGAGGACGACGAGGACGACACATGCCTCGAACGAGCCATGGACATGTTCGTGCTGACGGCCGCGATGAAGCTGTACCGCGAGGACAAGGGCGGCCTCGGCGATCGGTACTTCCAGCACCACACGATGCTCATCCACGAGTCCGTCCGCCAGGACGTACACCGCGAGCTGCTCGGCAGGGTCACTCGGCTGTGGTGGAACGCCGGCTATATCGGGGCCCGCGGTCACGAGCGGCTCCGCCGCCTGTTCGACTCGGACGTCGCCCTCGTCTCCGCGGTGCGCGCCGACGGTCAGGCCGTCCCCGGCTCGTTCGACGAACTCGCCCCCTACGTCGGCCCCGCGGCGATCCGAATCGGTGGCGATGACAAGCCGATCATCGTGGTCAACGGTGACAAGGACCTCGAGACGGGCGAGGCCGACTTCGACAAGCGGTCCATCTGGAAGATTCTCATCGGCGGACAGAAGCTGGCACGCGGGTTCACCGTCGAAGGTCTGACCGTCTCCTACTTCCGGCGTCGTACGGGCAACGCCTCCACGCTCATGCAGATGGGTCGCTGGTTCGGCTTCCGCAAGGGCTACCGAGACCTGGTTCGCCTCTACCTGGGCCGCCAGGAGACCATGGGCAGGAAGGAGATCGACCTCTACGACGGCTTCGCGGCGATCTGCCGCGACGAGGAGACGTTCCGCGCCGAGCTGGAGCAGTACTCCGTTACGGTCGACGGCCGCCCGCAGGTGACCCCGGACAAGGTACCTCCACTGGTCTCGCAACACATCCCGTGGCTCAAGCCGACCAGCCCGAACAAGATGTACAACTCGCGCCTGGTGACGCTCCGCTCCCCCGGCCAGTGGCAGGAACCCACCGCGTACCCGACGAAGGTCTCCGACCTGCGGCAGAACACGGGTCTGTGGACGCCCGTCCTGGACACGCTGTCCGCAGAGCCGACGCAGCTCGGATACCACTTCCGCGAGGAGGGCGTCACTCACCGTTTCTCCGCGCTGACCGGGCGAATGGGCGCCGCCTCGTTCCATGATCTGGCATCGCGTGTCCGCTGGGGCGCACCGTCCCAGTTCGCCCCCCACCTCGACTACCTGCGGGAAATCACCTCCGGGACACCCGCCCAGGTCGACGACTGGGTGGTACTCGCTCCGCAGCATGCCCAGCCGAAACGGCGGTTCCGGCTGAGCGGCTCCGACCGCTTGTACTCCTACTTCGCTCGTGACCGGCGCCGTGACCCGCTCTTCGGCGCCATCAGCGACGTCAAGCACCGCGCGGCGGCGATGCGCATCGCGGGGTCCCTCGCCGACTCAGGCGACACCGCCGTCGAGGACCTCACCGCTCCGCGGCGAGGAGTGATCGTCCTCTACCCGATCATCGAGTCCGCGCACCGGAGCACGGTCACGGCGGACGGCACGCTCGATCCCGGTCGGATCGTGATGGCCTTCGCCTTCGTCGCACCGGCCTCGGCGCGCAGCGACGACGGCCGAGTCCTGCGCTTCACGACCGTCGACTCCGCTCAGGAGGGAGTCGCCATCATCGACACCGATCCCGAAGGGGCCACCGACCGACGGAGATCGTGA
- a CDS encoding fumarylacetoacetate hydrolase family protein: MKLLRVGPAGAERPALLDQGGTLRDLSALVDDIDGGLLADPSALERIRAAAGAGVLPALDATGLRVGPPVGRIGKVVCIGLNYHDHAAETGAATPAEPVVFLKAADTVVGPDDTVLVPRGSAKTDWEVELAIVIGRTARYLETHEQARAHVAGYAVAHDVSEREFQIERGGTWDKGKNCETFNPLGPWLVTADEVPDPQALGLRLWVNGELRQDGNTADQIFPVAEVVRYVSRFMTLYPGDVINTGTPAGVAMGQPEPKPYLRAGDVVELEIEGLGRQRQELKDA; encoded by the coding sequence ATGAAGTTGCTGCGTGTGGGCCCGGCGGGGGCCGAACGCCCCGCCCTGCTCGACCAGGGCGGGACCCTGCGCGACCTGTCCGCGCTGGTCGACGACATCGATGGAGGACTGCTCGCCGACCCGTCCGCGCTCGAGCGGATACGGGCCGCGGCCGGCGCCGGAGTGCTGCCCGCGCTCGACGCGACCGGGCTGCGGGTCGGCCCGCCCGTCGGCCGGATCGGCAAGGTCGTGTGCATCGGGCTGAACTACCACGACCACGCCGCCGAGACCGGCGCGGCGACCCCCGCTGAGCCGGTCGTCTTCCTCAAGGCCGCCGACACGGTCGTCGGACCGGACGACACCGTGCTCGTGCCGCGGGGCAGCGCCAAGACCGACTGGGAGGTCGAGCTGGCGATCGTCATCGGCCGCACCGCCCGCTACCTGGAGACCCACGAGCAGGCACGGGCGCACGTCGCCGGTTACGCGGTCGCCCACGACGTCTCCGAGCGAGAGTTCCAGATCGAGCGCGGAGGCACCTGGGACAAGGGCAAGAACTGCGAGACCTTCAACCCGCTCGGCCCCTGGCTGGTCACCGCCGACGAGGTGCCCGACCCGCAGGCGCTCGGCCTGCGGCTGTGGGTGAACGGCGAGCTCCGGCAGGACGGCAACACCGCCGACCAGATATTCCCGGTCGCGGAGGTCGTCCGGTACGTCAGCCGGTTCATGACCCTGTACCCGGGCGACGTGATCAACACCGGCACGCCGGCGGGCGTGGCGATGGGACAGCCGGAACCGAAGCCGTATCTGCGGGCCGGTGACGTGGTGGAGCTGGAGATCGAGGGGCTGGGGCGTCAGCGCCAGGAGCTCAAGGACGCCTGA
- a CDS encoding DUF6412 domain-containing protein, which yields MIRAVFLRVIAPLFFLLALADLLLSDGASVSAAVALAATTVVCALIGASVAPSVPPTRVRTALRDREQRTAFLSQRDPDASGRRRPRAPGRSFPTAA from the coding sequence GTGATCCGAGCCGTGTTCCTGCGTGTCATCGCCCCGCTCTTCTTCCTGCTCGCCCTCGCCGACCTGCTCCTGTCCGACGGCGCGAGCGTCTCCGCCGCCGTCGCCCTCGCCGCGACCACGGTCGTCTGCGCCCTGATCGGCGCCTCCGTGGCGCCCTCCGTGCCGCCCACCCGGGTCCGTACCGCCCTGCGCGACCGCGAGCAACGCACCGCCTTCCTGTCACAGCGCGATCCCGACGCCTCCGGTCGCCGTAGACCGCGGGCACCCGGCCGTTCCTTCCCGACGGCCGCGTAG
- a CDS encoding SEC-C domain-containing protein, whose amino-acid sequence MRPDTSADHATEAERLLRTAAQYPEDREPLLLRAAAHLELAGDRERATGLYDGLLASDPRDAHLIRALKAANLWEYGHEAEARAIIDGVRAAGPAEASPWAIVAETLEAHDELEESEATFSQAAGLLIPADAAGDALPYATQSLLLSRHRVRRMLALPHDDWDMLADALHTADVPLDELHDPKRLWSLGSSDPAELQAEIARLRSELGSYRTALSRPFPVAVLHWPEPELDELLAAYPELEAEYPTYRAHLTDIEASLRELAAAGTPNLGIVPATVPSYEAFAASEASSPADADLLPQYATTLAARGRATPWPPARGTACWCGSGRGYGECHGGDEG is encoded by the coding sequence ATGCGCCCCGATACGTCTGCCGACCACGCCACCGAAGCCGAGCGTCTGCTGCGCACCGCCGCGCAGTACCCCGAGGACCGGGAGCCGCTGCTGCTGCGCGCGGCGGCCCACCTGGAACTGGCCGGCGACCGGGAGCGGGCGACCGGCCTCTACGACGGCCTGCTGGCGTCGGACCCGCGGGACGCGCACCTGATCCGCGCGCTGAAGGCGGCCAACCTGTGGGAGTACGGCCACGAGGCGGAGGCGCGGGCGATCATCGACGGGGTCCGGGCGGCCGGGCCCGCTGAGGCGTCCCCGTGGGCGATCGTCGCGGAGACGCTGGAGGCCCACGACGAACTGGAGGAGTCGGAGGCGACCTTCAGCCAGGCGGCCGGGCTTCTGATCCCGGCGGACGCTGCGGGGGACGCCCTCCCGTACGCCACCCAGTCGCTGCTGCTGTCCCGCCACCGGGTGCGCCGGATGCTGGCGCTGCCGCACGACGACTGGGACATGCTGGCCGACGCCCTGCACACGGCGGACGTCCCGCTGGACGAACTCCACGACCCGAAGCGCCTGTGGTCGCTCGGTTCCTCGGACCCGGCCGAGCTCCAGGCGGAGATCGCCCGTCTCCGCAGCGAACTCGGCTCGTACCGGACGGCCCTCTCCCGCCCCTTCCCGGTGGCGGTGCTCCACTGGCCGGAACCGGAACTGGACGAGCTGCTGGCCGCCTACCCGGAACTGGAGGCCGAGTACCCCACCTACCGCGCGCACCTGACGGACATCGAGGCGTCCCTCCGCGAGCTCGCGGCGGCCGGCACCCCGAACCTCGGCATCGTCCCGGCGACGGTCCCCTCGTACGAGGCTTTCGCGGCCTCCGAGGCATCCTCGCCCGCCGACGCGGACCTGCTCCCCCAGTACGCCACGACGCTCGCGGCCCGCGGCCGTGCGACCCCCTGGCCCCCGGCCCGCGGCACGGCCTGCTGGTGCGGGTCGGGGCGGGGGTACGGGGAGTGCCATGGAGGGGACGAGGGGTAG